The sequence TATAAAAAATGCTATATATAATTTATGAATTTTGGTCGTCAACTTAAAAACTTATGCAAAACAGCCGAAAATGAAATTATTTTAGTTGCTCCCTTTATCAAAAAATCAATCTTCAAAGAACTGTTAGAGTTGACTAATCCAGAAATAGAAATAACCTGTGTAACTCGTTGGCGTATTGAAGAAATTTTAACAGGAGTTAGTGATATAGAAATTTGGGAAACTATCAAATCTTTCCCTCAAGCTAGTTTATGGTTAAAAAATAATTTACACGCTAAATATTATCGAGTAGATAAACAATGCTTAATCGGTTCAGCAAATTTAACAGCAAATGCTCTAAATTGGTCAAAGACTCCTAATTTTGAGTTAATGATTTCTGTTGATTCAGATAATAATGAGTTAAAATATTTTGAGCATCAATTATTTGATAATTGTATTAAAGTAGATCAAGTATTGTTTAATTTATATCAAAGTACGCTCGCAAAACAAAAAGAAGCAATACCCTTAAAAATAGATACTGATAATATATATGAATTAGATAATTATCATAATTCAGAAATAGATATAATGTGGTTACCTAGTCTAAGAAATCCAGAAGATTTATATTTAGCTTATAAAAATAAATTTAGTCAATTAACTAAAGTTTCTTGGGAAAATGCCATCAAAGATTTATCTATTTTTAAACTTCCTCAAAATCTTGATAAGCAAATATTTAATAATTATATTGGGCTTCAACTGTTAGAAAAAACTTTAATACAAAAAATAGATAATTTTGTCATCATTCCTCGTAGATTTGGAGAAGTTTGTGACTATCTTCATCAACAAACAGAAGGATATATTAATAATATTAAAATAAAAGAACAATGGCAAACTTTAATGCGCTGGCTTCTATATTTTTTACCCTCACGTTATGGTTTATCTATACCAAACTACTCAGAAGTTTTTTATCGGCATTATTAACTAATTGAATAACACTTGATGAGTTCTTCAAAATATGAACTATACTTAAGTTAGTCTATTAAACTAAGTTTGATGAAGAATATAGTCAATATACACGAAGCAAAAACACAACTTTCCAAACTCTTGTCTAGGGTTGAGAAAGGAGAAAAAATAATTATTGCTAATCGAGGAAAACCAGTAGCTTTTTTAAGCCCTTATATAGAATCATCCCCAAATCAACGTACCCCCGGAAGATTAAAAGGGAAATTTACCGTGCCTGAAAGTTTTTATCGATGCGATGAAGAAATTATCAAGTTATTTGAAGGGGAATAAGATTGAAAATATTATTAGATAGTCATTGCTGGTTATGGTGGTTATTTGAACCTGAAAAATTGAGTAAAATTGCCATAGAGACAATAAGTAGTAGTCAAAATGAATTATATTTGTCTGTAGCGAGTATTTGGGAAATGGGAATTAAGTTTAAGTTGGGTAAGTTAAATTTGCCTGTATCTCCAGAGATTTTAATTCCTCAACAAATGCAAATTGATAATATTTTTCCTTTATTTATTTCAGTTGATCATGCTATTACAGCATCTACTTTACCTTTGTATCATAAAGATCCTTTTGATCGAATGTTAATCGGACAAAGTCAATTAGAATCCATGATAATCATAACTAATGATTCTGTTTTTAGTTCTTATGATGTTGATATTCTGTGGTAAAAAAAATTTCCTAAATAGTTAATGTCAACCATGAGAGAATAAAAAATGTCTAATCCTATCTACCTAGATTATCACTCCACTACCCCAGTCGATCGCCGCTTAATCGATGTAATATATGACTCGATGATCGATAATTTTGGTAATCCTAGTAGTATAGATCATCTATGGGGAGATCGCTCCTCAACCGCCATCAAAAAAGCAAAACAACAAATAGCTGACTTAATTCAGTGTCATCCCCAAGAAATCATCTTCACCTCTGGGGCAACAGAAAGCATTAATACCGTCATCCAAGGATTAACACCTCCTCACCATTTCATCGTCTCACCCCTCGAACATAAAGCCATCATTGATACCTGCGAAGCCATGGTAAAACGAGGATTCGCCCAGATAACTTGGTTGAAAGTAGATACTAAAGGGAGAATTGACCTAGAATATCTTGAAAAAGTATGTAGCCAAGGCGCATCCTTACTCTGTGTCATGGCGGCAAACAACGAAATTGGTAACATTTACCCCATCCAAGAAATTGGTAAAATTGCCCAAAAATATCATATCCCTTTCTTATGTGATGGCTCTCAGGCAGTGGGTAAAATTCCTCTCAACTTTGAAGATTGGGGTATTACCTTCTTAACCATTTCTGGACATAAATTATACGCCCCGAAAGGTATAGGTGCATTAATTATCAAACAAGGATTTTCCATCAAACCCCTAATTTATGGAGGAGGACATCAAAACGGAATGCGCTCAGGTACACTCAATGTATCGGGAATAGTAGGTTTAGGAGAGGCTTGTTATCTCAGACAATCAGAAATGACAGAAGATGAAAGGGCGATCGCCCTTAAACGAAATCAACTACAATCATTATTACAAGCCCAAATCCCCTCATTAATCGTCAACGGTGATACAGATAACCGCCTCGCAGGAAACCTCCATATATCTATCCCCGATGTTCCCAATAGTGCCATGATTGCTAGGGTAAGAGATAAACTAGCCATCTCCACAGGCTCAGCTTGTACCTCAGAAACCTTTGCCCCGTCCCACGTATTGAGGGCAATAAACCTAGAAGATGAATTGATAGAAAGCGCATTGAGAATTGGCATTGGCAAATTTACCACCCATGAAGAAATAGAAAAAAGTGCAACTATCCTCATCAATACCATCAATCAAATTTGTTTAGTAAATTAAAATTTAACGTAAGCAGAAGGCCTCAGAATAATACAAACGGATGGAATAGCCGTTTCTGCATCAGGAGGCACAGTAAGACCAAAAGGCGGACGTAAATCTGTCTTGAGGCATGATCTGTTGAATGATGAAGCTCCCGACGAGAGCTAAAGCTGTCGGGTAGTCGTTCACCAGTCAATAGTCTGTAACTATGGGAAAATATGGGGATTGGGTGGGAATATGTTGTTATTTCTATCTATTTAGTAAGACATAACAAAGCCTTTTGTTCTACTCATCTGTAAACCTTTGTAACAAAAAAGAAAGACACCTTGTTGATATGGTATCTTTCTATAAAGACTATTTAATTCAATAAAAATTCTTTTTGGAGTTTTTCCGAAGAGTCCGAGTTTTAAACCTCAAACAACAACGAAAAAACATCTCATCGCAATTTGATGTTAACACGTTTGGTCAAGGTTTGAAAAGATAAACCTAAAACAAAAGCCAAAAATGTTCAAATTAAACAACAAAACCACCAACCTAGCCACCGCCAACAAGGTGCTACAAGGTGCATTGGCTCAAGGGTTACAGGACTTCTTCGGTGACTCTCCAAAGGGAAAAGGAGAGAAACAATGCAAAACCAAAACCAAGAAAAACTGTTACAAATCTTTACCTACCGCTGGAACTGGATCATCAAAGAGCATGGCTCATGGAAAACCGTCAAAACCCGTATAAGTGACCCCACCCTCATAAAGATTTATGAAGACCCTACCAAATTGATAGGAGTAGGGTTTGATAAACACACAAAGTATTTGATGCTAGACATCGATAAAAACTCCCCCTACCACCCCAAAAACGACCCCAACGGCATCCCACTACTAGAACTAACCCTATACAAAATAGGACTAAAAGAAAACATCAAAATTCAATCCAGCCAGAGTGGAGGAATACATATATACTATCCATTCAGCCATAAACTAAAAAGTTACAAGATAGGAGCAAAAATAACCCAATACCTAGAAATAAATGGTTGGACAGTAAAAAATGGCACACTAGAAATCTTCCCCAACCAAAAGAAAGATAACTATAGCCAAGACAAAAACCAATGGAAACTATACCAAAGGCATAGACTACCCCTACAACCAGAAAGCAGTAGTTACCTCCTAGATAGTCAATATCAGCCCATAATAGATCACCCCAAGCCCCTAGATAGTTTCCTAGAGCAGTGGGAAAATGTAGCCAAAGCCCAAGACATAAAAGAACTAAAAAGATACCTCTACTTACAAAGCAAAAAAAGCCCAGTTTTAGCCCAGATAGAAAAAGAACTAAACCAAGTAATAACAGAAGGATTCACAGGGCGTGGTCAAACCAACGACATTTTACTCGCCCTAGGAAGGAAAATAAGACTATGCAGACAACTAGGAGGAGTAGAACTAAGAGACACCATCAGACATACAGTAACCCACCTGAGAGGATACGAAGAATACTGTGGGCATCAATACGAAATCCATCAACGGAGTCAAGATATAGCCAGATGGGCAGAAACAACATATCCTTTGGCATGGGAGAAAAAAAGCAAAAACCTACCCAAACCAAAAACCAACAACAACATAAAAACAAGAGATGCTTTAAATAGGATAATAGAAGCCCTAAAAATAGTAATAGGCAAAGAATATAAAAACATAACAGCCTTCGTAAAAGAAATATGTAGCATAGCCAAATGTTCAGCATCAACCCTATACAAACATCAGAAAATATGGAGAGAAAAAGTAAAACTAAAAATGGTGTGTAATAGTAGTCAGGGAGAGAGTTTGAGTGCCATAGAAGTACCCAAAAAAGAACAAGAGCAAAACAACCTCAAACCTATAACCAGTAAAGAATTCAAACAAAAACAAGAACAACAAACAAAAAAAGACAAAAACGTGTGTAACGCAAGAGAGCGTAAAGGTTTGAGCTTAGATTTTTTAGAAAAGTATATACTAAGAATTTATATGCTTAGTTTATGTTCTCCCGAAAAAAAAGAAATTAAAAAGAACACACAAAAGGCGGTTAGGGGTAAATCAGAAGAATCCTGTTTCTTAATTGAGAAACTAGAAGTAGTTACTTTACGGGAGCATAATCAAACCATTGATGGGGAAACTAGAAAAATTAATGGAGGAGAATCAGAAGCCTTAGAATCTGAACCAGCAAGATTAACCATCGAACAATCGGGGATGATAGGTGACTCTCCAGAATTAAAGCCATTAAATTCAGAACTAGGTGTAAAGCTAGGGAAGCCCTCATATCGGCAAAGTAGCTTAAGTGGTGGAAGTTCAGGGGATACCCCAACCGTCGCCCAGGAATCAGTTAACTCTTCTGCCCACAGTAATAACGACCTTGTTGCCGAGGATAAACTTATCCAAGAGCGTAGTAAATTCCTCAAGGGCTTAGGCATAGAGATACCTGAGAAATTAGCTGAGTTAGTTAATAAGGCAACCATGGAACAGGTAAATAACCTGCGACAGTTACTCAAGGAGAATAAAACTCTTAATAACCCCGTGGGCTTCCTCATAAAAGCCCTGAAGAATAATTGGCAACCCAAACAGAAAACCAGTACCCCAAGCAAACCATCATGGCAGGAGGAATTTGAGGAGTTTTATAATCAAGCTATTAAGGCAGGATACTGTGAGGATTTACCTATTAATTACCTATCGAGGAATCATCGTAATGAACCGATGGTAAGGGTAAATAAGCCAGATTCATGGTTAGGTGCACCCTATACCCTAGTTTATTGGCGTGAGGCGATGCAGGAGTTTTGGGGGAATAATGATAAATGAAGGGATGAGTTGTGATGGAGTAGAGTGTTGTGGTCTATAGATAGCAGTATGTATATTCTATCTTGCACTATTTTACAGACATCTCGGCTTTACCCCTAGTTAGCTTATCCTACTGTGCTAATTTTGTACCTTCCGGCGGAAACATAGGGTTCGTGTCATGAGGGGCAGTGAGAAGCTAAAGGCTATATATAGCAATAGTTTCAGTCTTTTTTATTTCTTGATTGTTAAAGGTCTTTTTTCACGTCAAATGATAAGTTTTACAAATGGATTAATAAATAAGTATTTGACAAATATTAAATAGTATGGGGTTAAATATTAATAGAGGGGGTGCTGAGGGTGTCATAATCCAAACTTGCCCATTAATGATGTTTAGTAAGGCTATGCTTAGGAACAGTAAATTAAGTCTTTGCAATATATATTTAAAATAACTTCCCCCTTTTTGACCATTTATGGGGAAGTTTGATTTAAATAACTTATCAATCGAGGCTAAAAAATAGTTTATTTGTACTTATTTTTTAACCACTGCCCCTCATGACACGAACCCTATGTTTCCGCCATGATGCAGGTTTTAGACCTCTGTTTTCAGGAGGGTTTAATTGGTACATGAAAATTGCGATTTATTGTCGAGTTTCTACTTCTGATCAGTCTTGTTCTCGTCAAGAGCGAGATTTACTTGACTATGCTCACCAAGCAGGTTATGAGGTGGTAGGGATTTGGAAGGAAACGGTTTCTGGGGTTAAAAGTCAGCATCAAGAAAGAAATAAGGTGATGGAATTAGCTCAACATCGTCAGATTAGGGGAATTTTGGTGACAGAATTAACTCGTTGGGGTCGTAGCACTTTAGATTTAATTTATACTTTACAGGATTTGAGTCATTGGGGAGTTTCTTTAATTGCTCAAACGGGTATTCAGTTTGATTTGGATACTCCTCAAGGAAAGTTAATTGCTTCAATTATGGCTTCCATTGCTGAGTTTGAAAGAGATTTAGTACGAGAAAGGGTGCGTTCGGGATTGGCCGATGCTAAAGCTAAGGGGAAAATCTTAGGTCGAAGACCTGGACAACGAATTAAGTCTGATCGTCTTGCCCCTCAAGTTTTAAAGATGGTTGCACAGGGCTATTCTTATCGTTCTATTGCCGAAAAACTACATCTGAGTAAGACTACTGTTTGTGTGATTATTAAGCGCCATCGCTCCTTGATGAATGTGGAGCAATTTTAAAAGCTGAGAAGGTTGTGCAATAAAAGTTTTACTCTTAGCGTTGTTTTTCTCTCACTTGCTACTCAAACGCCTTTTAGGCAATGTACAATAGATAAAGGTACGATATTTAGAGGGTTAT comes from Cyanobacterium sp. HL-69 and encodes:
- the iscS-2 gene encoding cysteine desulfurase: MSNPIYLDYHSTTPVDRRLIDVIYDSMIDNFGNPSSIDHLWGDRSSTAIKKAKQQIADLIQCHPQEIIFTSGATESINTVIQGLTPPHHFIVSPLEHKAIIDTCEAMVKRGFAQITWLKVDTKGRIDLEYLEKVCSQGASLLCVMAANNEIGNIYPIQEIGKIAQKYHIPFLCDGSQAVGKIPLNFEDWGITFLTISGHKLYAPKGIGALIIKQGFSIKPLIYGGGHQNGMRSGTLNVSGIVGLGEACYLRQSEMTEDERAIALKRNQLQSLLQAQIPSLIVNGDTDNRLAGNLHISIPDVPNSAMIARVRDKLAISTGSACTSETFAPSHVLRAINLEDELIESALRIGIGKFTTHEEIEKSATILINTINQICLVN
- a CDS encoding Resolvase, with translation MKIAIYCRVSTSDQSCSRQERDLLDYAHQAGYEVVGIWKETVSGVKSQHQERNKVMELAQHRQIRGILVTELTRWGRSTLDLIYTLQDLSHWGVSLIAQTGIQFDLDTPQGKLIASIMASIAEFERDLVRERVRSGLADAKAKGKILGRRPGQRIKSDRLAPQVLKMVAQGYSYRSIAEKLHLSKTTVCVIIKRHRSLMNVEQF
- a CDS encoding toxin-antitoxin system Phd family antidote component — encoded protein: MKNIVNIHEAKTQLSKLLSRVEKGEKIIIANRGKPVAFLSPYIESSPNQRTPGRLKGKFTVPESFYRCDEEIIKLFEGE
- a CDS encoding toxin-antitoxin system Pin family toxin component; this encodes MKILLDSHCWLWWLFEPEKLSKIAIETISSSQNELYLSVASIWEMGIKFKLGKLNLPVSPEILIPQQMQIDNIFPLFISVDHAITASTLPLYHKDPFDRMLIGQSQLESMIIITNDSVFSSYDVDILW